A window from Pseudomonas campi encodes these proteins:
- a CDS encoding phosphate-starvation-inducible protein PsiE codes for MHDFAQSVGNLMVESFHYLALFGIGGITAWASVVAFLGMLEKGHITVDDILLLFIYLELGAMVGIYFKTNHMPVRFLIYVAITALTRLLISDVSHHHRPDMGVVYVSGAILLLGLAILVVRYASSRFPSVQAPMRLGREQEREAGEA; via the coding sequence ATGCATGACTTTGCGCAGTCCGTCGGCAACCTGATGGTGGAGTCGTTCCACTACTTGGCACTATTCGGCATTGGCGGCATTACCGCCTGGGCCTCGGTGGTGGCCTTTCTCGGCATGCTGGAGAAGGGCCATATCACGGTCGATGACATCCTCCTGCTGTTCATCTACCTGGAGCTGGGGGCCATGGTTGGCATCTACTTCAAGACCAACCACATGCCGGTGCGCTTCCTGATCTACGTGGCGATCACCGCGCTGACCCGCCTGCTGATCTCCGACGTGTCGCACCATCATCGCCCGGACATGGGCGTGGTCTATGTCTCCGGCGCCATTCTGTTGCTCGGCCTGGCGATCCTGGTGGTGCGCTATGCCTCCTCGCGTTTCCCCTCGGTGCAGGCGCCGATGCGCCTGGGACGGGAGCAAGAGCGCGAGGCTGGCGAAGCCTGA
- a CDS encoding DMT family transporter, producing MNLSLYLLTVLIWGTTWIALKLQLGEVAIPVSIAYRFALAALVLFAILLLSGRLQPMNRRGQLICLAQGLCLFCINFMCFYTASQWIPSGLVAVIFSTATLWNALNARIFMGRRIAANVLAGGALGMLGLGLLFWPQLAGHEASRESLIGLGLALIGTLCFSAGNLLSSLQQQAGLRPLTTNAWGMLYGALLLVGYCLVSGIPFTFENSPRYIGTLLYLAIPGSVIGFTAYLTLVGRLGPERAAYCTVLFPVVALNISVFVEGYQWTAPALLGLLLVMLGNVLVFRKPRSVVSPQADRA from the coding sequence ATGAACCTGTCGCTGTACCTGTTGACCGTCCTGATCTGGGGCACCACCTGGATTGCCCTCAAGCTGCAGCTGGGCGAGGTGGCCATTCCAGTTTCCATCGCCTACCGCTTCGCCCTGGCGGCCCTGGTGTTGTTCGCCATTCTGCTGCTCAGTGGCCGCCTGCAACCGATGAACCGCCGTGGCCAGCTGATCTGCCTGGCGCAGGGCCTGTGCCTGTTCTGCATCAACTTCATGTGTTTCTACACCGCCAGCCAGTGGATTCCCAGCGGGCTGGTGGCGGTGATCTTCTCCACCGCGACCCTGTGGAATGCGCTCAATGCAAGGATCTTCATGGGCCGGCGGATTGCCGCCAATGTGCTGGCCGGCGGCGCGCTGGGCATGCTCGGCCTGGGCCTGCTGTTCTGGCCACAACTGGCGGGCCACGAGGCCAGCCGCGAAAGCCTGATCGGCCTGGGCCTGGCGCTGATCGGCACGCTGTGCTTCTCCGCCGGCAACCTGCTCTCCAGCCTGCAGCAGCAGGCCGGGTTGCGGCCGCTGACCACCAATGCCTGGGGCATGCTTTACGGCGCGTTGCTGCTGGTCGGCTACTGCCTGGTCAGCGGTATCCCGTTCACCTTCGAGAACAGCCCGCGCTATATCGGCACCTTGCTGTACCTGGCGATTCCGGGCTCGGTGATCGGCTTCACCGCCTACCTGACCCTGGTCGGGCGCCTCGGCCCGGAACGCGCGGCCTACTGCACCGTGCTGTTCCCGGTGGTGGCGCTGAATATCTCGGTGTTCGTCGAGGGCTACCAGTGGACGGCGCCTGCGCTGCTGGGGCTGCTGCTGGTGATGCTGGGCAATGTGCTGGTGTTCCGGAAACCGCGCTCGGTGGTGAGTCCTCAGGCAGATCGAGCCTAA
- a CDS encoding PepSY-associated TM helix domain-containing protein, whose product MSLRQSMAGLHTWGGLLPSWLLYVIIFAGTLACFDKELERWMRPALHQGVASSMTADQVRDWLEANVSDELHAFWMHGPTSREPFWRLGWEVDKTEEMHNVAFDPASQQPMVETLGGGFFFELHYNLHGGTLGMYIVGLAGMFMLVALVSGVIIHRRIFKDFFTLRPNANGQRAWLDAHNLFGVIGFPFHLVLAYTGVAIFVATYMPAGAQVAYNSNVEQFFSDVMGAYNREGVHKPAAQQASLNELVERSRQHWGGAEPGWISVHHPGDEAGVVDIRRFDSSRIAPPLETLSYDDASGTLLNVQNASAGYRAYTWLAGLHMAQFGGTLVRLMYLLLGFAGCAMLVGGLQVWLAKREARGTAGIGLVRALNGGVFVGLPLASLALLWGNRLIPADLTERATAEGWVFVGSWLLLALWAVLRRNQPRSLLSQQLALGAVLALGLPLVNVLTTSHGGLPSSLLRGDWALAGIDLFLLLCGLLCALCAWRCGQPQQAQEPRARRVLVEEAL is encoded by the coding sequence ATGAGCCTGCGTCAATCCATGGCCGGCCTGCATACCTGGGGCGGTCTGCTGCCGAGCTGGCTGCTCTACGTGATCATCTTCGCCGGCACCCTGGCCTGTTTCGACAAGGAGCTGGAGCGCTGGATGCGTCCGGCACTGCACCAGGGCGTGGCGTCGAGCATGACGGCCGATCAGGTGCGCGACTGGCTGGAGGCGAATGTCAGCGACGAGCTGCATGCCTTCTGGATGCATGGGCCGACCAGCCGTGAGCCGTTCTGGCGGCTGGGCTGGGAAGTGGACAAGACCGAGGAAATGCACAACGTCGCCTTCGACCCGGCCAGCCAGCAGCCGATGGTGGAAACCCTCGGCGGTGGCTTCTTCTTCGAGCTGCACTACAACCTGCATGGTGGCACCCTCGGCATGTACATCGTCGGCCTGGCCGGCATGTTCATGCTGGTGGCGCTGGTGTCCGGGGTGATCATCCATCGGCGCATCTTCAAGGACTTCTTCACCCTGCGGCCGAATGCCAATGGCCAGCGCGCCTGGCTGGATGCGCACAACCTGTTCGGCGTGATCGGCTTTCCCTTCCACCTGGTACTGGCTTACACCGGCGTGGCGATATTCGTCGCCACCTATATGCCGGCCGGGGCGCAGGTGGCCTACAACAGCAATGTCGAACAGTTCTTCAGCGATGTGATGGGCGCCTATAACCGCGAGGGTGTGCACAAGCCCGCGGCGCAACAGGCTTCGCTGAACGAGCTGGTCGAGCGTTCGCGCCAGCACTGGGGCGGCGCTGAGCCCGGCTGGATCAGCGTGCACCATCCGGGTGATGAAGCTGGCGTGGTGGATATTCGCCGCTTCGATAGCTCGCGCATCGCCCCGCCGCTGGAAACCCTGAGTTACGACGACGCCAGCGGTACCCTGCTCAACGTGCAAAACGCCTCGGCCGGCTACCGCGCCTACACCTGGCTGGCCGGGCTTCATATGGCCCAGTTCGGCGGCACTCTGGTGCGTCTGATGTACCTGCTGCTCGGCTTTGCCGGCTGCGCCATGCTGGTCGGCGGTCTGCAGGTCTGGCTGGCCAAGCGTGAGGCCCGTGGCACTGCAGGAATCGGCCTGGTGCGCGCGCTCAATGGGGGGGTGTTCGTCGGCCTGCCGCTGGCCAGCCTGGCGCTGCTATGGGGTAACCGATTGATCCCCGCCGACCTGACCGAACGGGCCACGGCCGAGGGCTGGGTGTTTGTTGGCAGCTGGTTGCTGCTGGCGTTGTGGGCGGTACTGCGCCGTAACCAGCCGCGCAGTCTGCTCAGCCAGCAGTTGGCTCTGGGCGCAGTGCTGGCCCTTGGGCTGCCGCTGGTGAATGTGCTGACCACCAGCCATGGCGGCTTGCCGTCCAGCCTGTTGCGTGGCGACTGGGCGCTGGCCGGGATCGACCTGTTCCTGCTGTTGTGTGGCCTGCTCTGCGCCCTGTGCGCCTGGCGTTGTGGCCAGCCGCAACAGGCCCAGGAACCCCGCGCGCGTCGCGTGCTGGTCGAGGAGGCACTGTGA
- a CDS encoding methyl-accepting chemotaxis protein, whose amino-acid sequence MPLRLKLALSYLMIGLIPVLAMAFTAYHQASQALQEQTLNALEAVANIKQRQLQDNWQSRHNQLSTLASNLSTSYAGLDAVALVSTANYDRPIFENFIKTFGYRDLKLISSDGKVLFSVLRGSDYQQNLNDATWRGTPMGRLARASLDRQQALISDLASNPQTGEPSQFLVAPIISDGELQSLLMLELPIDPLNAVMQTRQGLGEAGETYLVGSDGLLRSDSVRFSELQVSRGNAQTAPLAGQALTLALQGQQGRLSESGLDGKPALKAFVPLEFNGQRWALIAEMDQAQAFAPVRELLWQVLLLGLLTIAGVALATWLVSRSVMRPLGGEPSNMADLARRLAAGELRLASHDSPHSGLMQALHEMAGAWREVIERLRQASSAVGDASGDILGAAGQTSSRLDQQQEALEMVVSAVDQMAATVQEIASNASQSADGSAAARDAFVTMQSTLQRMIGRQDQLLDGLRQADRVVQTLAGDSQQIGSVLSVIGAIAEQTNLLALNAAIEAARAGEQGRGFAVVADEVRNLALRTRTATEEIVQIIGALGDSSAEALQRMQGSTEQARALEDETQAVLGSLDHLSQSLEGVHALAFQIAAAAEQQAATTQEVNQHMHRLHEMTGENRQTAAHTRDCGEHLRKVAGSQEQLVAHFQL is encoded by the coding sequence ATGCCGTTACGTCTCAAACTCGCGCTCAGCTATCTGATGATCGGCCTTATTCCGGTACTCGCCATGGCTTTCACGGCCTACCACCAGGCCAGCCAGGCCCTGCAGGAACAGACGCTGAACGCCCTGGAGGCCGTAGCGAATATCAAACAACGGCAGCTGCAGGACAACTGGCAGTCCAGGCACAACCAGCTCAGCACCCTGGCCAGCAACCTCAGCACCAGCTATGCCGGCCTGGACGCCGTCGCCCTGGTCAGCACCGCTAACTATGACCGGCCAATTTTCGAGAATTTCATCAAGACCTTCGGCTACCGCGACCTGAAGCTGATTTCTAGCGACGGCAAGGTGCTGTTCAGCGTGCTGCGCGGTAGCGACTACCAGCAAAATCTCAACGACGCGACCTGGCGCGGCACGCCCATGGGCCGCCTGGCGCGCGCCAGCCTGGACAGACAGCAGGCGCTGATCAGCGATCTGGCGAGCAACCCACAGACCGGCGAGCCCAGCCAATTCCTGGTGGCCCCCATCATCAGCGACGGCGAACTGCAAAGCCTGCTGATGCTGGAACTGCCGATCGACCCGCTGAATGCGGTGATGCAGACCCGCCAGGGCCTGGGGGAAGCCGGGGAAACCTACCTGGTCGGCAGCGACGGCCTGCTGCGCTCCGACTCGGTACGTTTCAGCGAGCTGCAGGTCAGCCGGGGCAACGCGCAGACTGCGCCACTCGCCGGCCAGGCCCTGACGCTGGCGCTGCAGGGACAACAAGGCCGCCTGAGCGAATCGGGGCTGGACGGCAAACCGGCACTCAAGGCCTTCGTACCGCTGGAGTTCAACGGCCAGCGCTGGGCGCTGATCGCCGAGATGGATCAGGCCCAGGCCTTTGCTCCGGTGCGTGAGCTGCTGTGGCAAGTGCTCCTGCTCGGCCTGCTGACCATCGCCGGCGTGGCCCTGGCTACCTGGCTGGTCAGCCGTAGCGTGATGCGCCCGCTGGGCGGCGAGCCAAGCAACATGGCGGACCTGGCCCGCCGTCTGGCCGCCGGGGAGTTGCGCCTGGCCAGCCACGACAGCCCGCACAGCGGACTGATGCAGGCTCTGCATGAAATGGCCGGCGCCTGGCGCGAAGTGATCGAACGCCTGCGTCAGGCCAGCAGTGCGGTGGGCGATGCCAGCGGTGACATCCTCGGCGCCGCCGGGCAGACCAGCAGCCGTCTCGACCAGCAGCAGGAAGCCCTGGAAATGGTGGTCAGCGCGGTCGACCAGATGGCCGCCACCGTCCAGGAAATTGCCAGCAACGCCAGCCAGAGTGCCGATGGCAGCGCCGCCGCGCGCGATGCCTTTGTCACCATGCAAAGCACCCTGCAGCGCATGATCGGCCGCCAGGACCAGCTGCTCGACGGCCTGCGCCAGGCCGACCGGGTGGTACAGACCCTGGCCGGCGACAGCCAGCAGATCGGCTCGGTCCTCAGCGTGATCGGCGCCATCGCCGAGCAGACCAACCTGCTCGCGCTCAACGCCGCCATCGAAGCGGCGCGGGCCGGCGAACAGGGCCGCGGCTTTGCCGTGGTGGCCGACGAAGTACGCAACCTGGCCCTGCGCACCCGTACCGCCACCGAGGAAATCGTGCAGATCATCGGCGCCCTCGGCGACTCCTCCGCCGAGGCGCTGCAGCGCATGCAGGGTTCCACCGAGCAGGCGCGCGCGCTGGAAGACGAAACCCAGGCCGTACTCGGCTCGCTGGATCACCTCAGCCAGTCGCTGGAGGGCGTGCATGCCCTGGCCTTCCAGATCGCTGCGGCCGCCGAGCAGCAGGCAGCCACCACCCAGGAGGTCAACCAGCACATGCACCGCCTGCATGAGATGACCGGGGAAAATCGCCAGACCGCCGCGCACACCCGCGACTGCGGCGAACACCTGCGCAAAGTGGCCGGCAGCCAGGAGCAGTTGGTAGCGCACTTCCAGCTTTGA
- a CDS encoding helix-turn-helix domain-containing protein translates to MTSLAHNQVFQSLSSSPHARLLHGAELGDDLAAALWTNHHDARDYQGPSQHTLSCYLAGGTGTFRREKPGSKGAPDKLCILPAGHESSWVINGEICLAHLYVSPERFAASAVTLLDREPRELQLRESTFLDDPQLAGQFRQLVQLDWDEPGERLLGSSLAHEMISHVLLTQVGLRQGLKVKGGLAPHLRRRLAEYIEQHLEQPLSLGELAQLAALSEYHFVRMFRASFGLPPHRYVLQRRLLRARQLLQHSRLPLGEIALACGFASASHFSNRFRAAFGAAPGLLRAARAD, encoded by the coding sequence ATGACCAGCCTCGCCCACAACCAGGTATTCCAGTCCCTCAGCAGCTCGCCGCACGCGCGCCTGCTGCATGGGGCCGAGCTGGGCGACGACTTGGCTGCGGCGCTGTGGACCAACCACCACGATGCCCGCGACTATCAGGGACCGAGCCAGCACACGCTGTCCTGCTACCTGGCCGGCGGCACCGGCACCTTCCGCCGCGAGAAGCCCGGCAGCAAGGGCGCGCCGGACAAGCTGTGCATCCTGCCGGCCGGCCATGAATCATCCTGGGTGATCAATGGCGAAATCTGCCTGGCCCACCTTTATGTCAGCCCCGAGCGTTTCGCTGCCAGCGCGGTCACCCTGCTCGACCGCGAGCCGCGCGAACTGCAGCTGCGGGAAAGCACCTTCCTCGACGATCCGCAGCTGGCCGGGCAGTTTCGCCAGCTGGTGCAGCTGGACTGGGACGAACCCGGCGAGCGCCTGCTCGGCAGCAGCCTGGCCCACGAGATGATCAGCCATGTGCTGCTGACCCAGGTCGGCCTGCGCCAGGGCCTGAAGGTCAAGGGTGGACTGGCGCCGCACCTGCGCCGGCGGCTGGCCGAGTACATCGAACAGCATCTCGAGCAGCCCCTCAGCCTGGGCGAGCTGGCCCAGCTGGCGGCGCTGTCGGAATACCACTTCGTGCGCATGTTCCGCGCCAGCTTCGGCCTGCCGCCGCACCGCTATGTGCTGCAACGGCGCCTGCTGCGTGCGCGCCAGCTGCTGCAGCACAGCCGCCTGCCACTGGGCGAGATCGCCCTGGCCTGCGGCTTCGCCAGCGCCAGTCACTTCAGCAACCGCTTCCGCGCCGCCTTTGGCGCCGCCCCCGGCCTGCTGCGCGCAGCCCGCGCGGACTGA
- a CDS encoding NAD-dependent epimerase/dehydratase family protein, translating to MKILVTGASGFIGGRFARFALEQGLSVRVNGRRPEGVQHLIKRGAEFVQGDLADADLVHHLCRDVEAVVHCAGAVGVWGSRAHFQQGNVGLTQNIIEGCLGQKVRRLVHLSSPSVYFDGRSHIGLREEQVPKTFVDHYGATKYLAEQKVFEAQEFGLEVIALRPRFVTGAGDTSIFPRLINMQRKGRLAIIGNGLNKVDFTSMQNLNDALLSSLLAAGPALGKVYNISNGAPVPLWDVVNFVLRQFDLPPVSKHMPYGLAYAAATLNEMVCKVLPGRPEPSLFRLGVAVMARDFSLDISRARQYLDYDPQVPIWTALEEFCQWWKVQGR from the coding sequence ATGAAGATTCTGGTAACGGGGGCGAGCGGTTTTATCGGCGGGCGCTTTGCCCGGTTCGCCCTGGAGCAGGGTTTGAGTGTGCGGGTCAACGGTCGCCGCCCCGAAGGGGTGCAACACCTGATCAAGCGTGGTGCGGAGTTCGTCCAGGGCGACCTGGCAGATGCCGACCTGGTCCATCACCTGTGCCGCGATGTCGAAGCCGTGGTGCATTGCGCCGGCGCCGTGGGGGTGTGGGGCAGTCGCGCGCACTTCCAGCAGGGCAACGTCGGCCTGACCCAGAACATCATTGAGGGTTGCCTGGGGCAGAAGGTGCGGCGCCTGGTGCACCTGTCGTCGCCGTCGGTGTATTTCGATGGCCGCTCGCACATCGGCCTGCGCGAAGAGCAGGTGCCGAAGACCTTCGTCGATCATTATGGCGCGACCAAGTACCTGGCTGAGCAGAAGGTCTTCGAGGCCCAGGAGTTTGGTCTGGAAGTGATTGCCCTGCGTCCGCGCTTCGTCACCGGCGCCGGCGACACCAGCATCTTTCCGCGGCTGATCAACATGCAGCGCAAGGGCCGCCTGGCGATCATCGGCAACGGCCTGAACAAGGTCGACTTCACCAGCATGCAGAACCTCAACGACGCCCTGCTCAGTAGCCTGCTGGCCGCCGGGCCGGCGCTGGGCAAGGTGTACAACATCAGCAATGGCGCGCCGGTGCCGCTGTGGGACGTGGTCAATTTCGTCCTGCGCCAGTTCGATCTGCCGCCGGTGAGCAAGCACATGCCCTATGGCCTGGCCTATGCCGCGGCGACACTCAACGAGATGGTCTGCAAGGTGCTGCCGGGGCGCCCGGAGCCGAGCCTGTTCCGCCTCGGCGTGGCGGTGATGGCGCGGGACTTCTCCCTGGATATCAGCCGCGCCCGGCAGTACCTGGACTACGATCCGCAGGTGCCGATCTGGACCGCGCTGGAAGAATTCTGCCAGTGGTGGAAGGTGCAGGGGCGCTGA
- a CDS encoding LysR family transcriptional regulator ArgP produces the protein MFDYKLLAALAAVVEQGGFERAAQLLGLSQSAVSQRIKLLEARVGQPVLVRAMPPAPTEVGRRLLNHVQQVRLLERDLQGQVPALDDGGLPERLRIALNADSLATWWARAVGDFCAEHRLLLDLVVEDQDVGLKRMRAGDVAACVCAAERPVAGARSLPLGAMRYRALASPAFIKRHFPQGVQAENLARIPAIVFGPDDLLQHRYLAQLGVEGGFAHHLCPSSEGFVRLTEAGFGWGLVPELQVQRELASGALVEIIPDLPLDVPLYWHHWRNGGELLTALTEHLHRGVAGWLVKP, from the coding sequence TTGTTCGACTACAAACTCCTCGCGGCCCTGGCCGCGGTGGTGGAGCAGGGCGGTTTCGAACGGGCCGCGCAGCTGCTCGGCCTGTCGCAATCGGCGGTGTCACAACGGATCAAGCTGCTCGAGGCGCGCGTCGGCCAGCCGGTGCTGGTGCGTGCCATGCCGCCCGCGCCAACCGAGGTTGGCCGGCGCCTGCTCAATCATGTGCAGCAGGTGCGTTTGCTCGAGCGCGACCTGCAGGGCCAGGTGCCGGCGCTGGACGACGGCGGCCTGCCCGAGCGCCTGCGCATTGCCCTGAATGCCGACAGCCTGGCGACCTGGTGGGCGCGGGCAGTTGGGGACTTCTGTGCCGAGCACCGCTTGCTGCTGGATCTGGTGGTGGAAGACCAGGACGTCGGCCTCAAGCGCATGCGTGCCGGGGATGTAGCCGCCTGCGTGTGTGCGGCCGAGCGCCCGGTGGCGGGCGCCCGTTCCCTGCCGCTGGGCGCCATGCGTTACCGCGCCCTGGCCAGTCCTGCATTTATAAAGCGGCACTTTCCCCAGGGTGTGCAGGCGGAGAACCTGGCGCGGATTCCAGCCATCGTCTTCGGCCCGGACGACCTGCTGCAGCACCGCTACCTGGCGCAACTGGGCGTGGAGGGCGGCTTCGCTCACCATTTGTGCCCGTCGTCGGAAGGGTTCGTGCGCCTGACCGAAGCCGGCTTCGGCTGGGGCCTGGTGCCCGAACTGCAGGTGCAGCGCGAGCTGGCCAGCGGCGCGCTGGTGGAGATCATCCCCGACCTGCCGCTGGATGTGCCGCTGTACTGGCACCACTGGCGCAACGGTGGCGAGCTGCTGACGGCGCTGACTGAACACCTGCACCGCGGCGTAGCCGGCTGGCTGGTCAAACCGTAG
- a CDS encoding DUF3649 domain-containing protein, giving the protein MSKNLPLSRWSIASRVLAALFGGYALAYGFTAFFSVYLPLVRADRVVFSSLACFAVWTAAVIYVFAARSATRAWLWLVGLTAALCLAAFLPTELGVRP; this is encoded by the coding sequence TTGAGCAAGAACCTTCCCCTGTCGCGCTGGAGCATTGCCTCGCGTGTGCTGGCTGCCCTGTTCGGCGGTTATGCGCTGGCCTATGGCTTTACCGCGTTCTTTTCCGTTTACCTGCCGCTGGTTCGGGCCGACCGCGTGGTGTTTTCCAGCCTGGCCTGCTTTGCCGTATGGACTGCGGCGGTGATCTATGTGTTCGCCGCCCGTAGCGCGACCCGTGCCTGGCTATGGCTAGTCGGTCTGACCGCTGCCCTTTGCCTTGCCGCCTTCCTGCCGACTGAACTGGGAGTCCGCCCATGA
- a CDS encoding YebG family protein, translated as MAVEVVYRSSRDLERLFMDKAEADRYDKMLELAEALSEALQKAVPSLSEQQVEELGIFMAKNRDTFAKAFKNQPEALAELGAEVAE; from the coding sequence ATGGCCGTCGAAGTGGTGTACCGCAGCAGCCGCGACCTGGAGCGCTTGTTTATGGATAAGGCCGAAGCCGATCGTTACGACAAGATGCTGGAACTGGCCGAAGCGCTGTCCGAGGCGCTGCAGAAGGCCGTGCCATCGCTCAGCGAACAGCAGGTGGAAGAACTCGGCATCTTCATGGCGAAGAACCGTGACACTTTCGCCAAGGCCTTCAAGAACCAGCCGGAAGCGCTGGCCGAACTGGGCGCAGAAGTCGCCGAGTAA
- a CDS encoding DUF3325 family protein: MLLGFALSYLALLALCLAMARQHKILLQGAPSIGRQRLLRGLALVGLVLGLLLSIEQLGGEIGAVTWLCLLMLAGLLLVAVLAWRARWVLPLAALLPAAGGLTLLV, translated from the coding sequence ATGCTGCTGGGTTTTGCCTTGAGTTACCTGGCGCTGCTGGCTCTCTGTCTGGCCATGGCGCGCCAGCACAAGATACTGCTGCAAGGCGCGCCCAGCATCGGCCGTCAGCGCTTGCTGCGCGGCCTGGCGCTGGTCGGTCTGGTTCTCGGTCTACTGCTGTCCATCGAACAGTTGGGCGGCGAGATCGGTGCGGTGACCTGGCTGTGCCTGCTGATGCTGGCGGGGCTGCTGTTGGTCGCTGTGCTGGCCTGGCGCGCGCGCTGGGTGTTGCCGCTGGCCGCACTGTTGCCGGCTGCTGGTGGCTTGACTCTGCTGGTCTGA
- a CDS encoding Leu/Phe/Val dehydrogenase — translation MFAMMERARLEALHLAQDPATGLQAIIAIHNTRLGPALGGCRYLAYPDTDSAVRDAIRLAQGMSYKAALAGLEQGGGKAVIIRPAHVDNRGALFEAFGRMIESLKGAYITAMDSGTSSADMDCIAQHTQHVTSTTSAGDPSPHTAMGVYAGIRATAQARLGSSDLEGLRIAVQGLGNVGFALAEQLAAAGVELFVSDLDPGRVQLAVEQLGAHAVSNEALLSTPCEILAPCGLGGVLNAQTVGTLHCAAVAGAANNQLASGEIADELEARGILYAPDYVINSGGLIYVSLQHRGYELPAITAHLAQIGLRLTDIYAHAQADKHSPARVADRLAERLLCG, via the coding sequence ATGTTCGCCATGATGGAACGCGCCCGGCTCGAAGCCCTGCATCTGGCGCAAGACCCTGCCACAGGCCTCCAGGCCATCATTGCCATCCACAACACGCGCCTCGGCCCCGCCCTTGGCGGTTGTCGTTATCTCGCCTATCCCGATACCGACAGCGCCGTGCGCGATGCCATCCGCCTGGCCCAGGGCATGAGCTACAAGGCCGCCCTGGCCGGCCTGGAGCAGGGCGGCGGCAAGGCGGTGATCATCCGTCCCGCTCATGTGGATAACCGCGGCGCGCTGTTCGAGGCCTTCGGGCGCATGATCGAATCGCTCAAGGGGGCCTACATCACCGCGATGGACAGCGGCACCTCCAGCGCCGACATGGACTGCATCGCCCAGCACACCCAGCACGTGACCAGCACCACCAGCGCAGGTGACCCATCGCCGCACACCGCCATGGGCGTCTACGCCGGCATCCGCGCCACTGCCCAGGCGCGCCTGGGTAGCAGTGATCTGGAGGGCCTGCGTATCGCCGTGCAAGGCCTCGGCAACGTCGGCTTCGCCCTGGCCGAGCAGCTCGCGGCGGCCGGGGTGGAATTGTTCGTCAGTGATCTCGACCCCGGCCGTGTGCAGCTGGCGGTGGAGCAGCTTGGTGCCCATGCGGTGAGCAACGAGGCATTGCTTAGCACGCCGTGCGAGATCCTCGCCCCCTGTGGCCTGGGTGGCGTGCTCAACGCCCAGACGGTTGGCACCCTGCACTGCGCGGCGGTGGCCGGTGCGGCCAACAACCAGTTGGCCAGTGGCGAAATCGCCGATGAACTGGAGGCGCGCGGCATCCTCTACGCCCCGGACTACGTGATCAATTCCGGCGGGCTGATCTATGTCTCGCTGCAACATCGGGGTTATGAGCTGCCGGCGATCACCGCGCACCTGGCGCAGATCGGCCTGCGCCTGACCGATATCTACGCCCATGCCCAGGCCGACAAGCACTCGCCGGCAAGGGTTGCCGACCGGCTGGCGGAGCGGTTGTTGTGCGGCTAG